The Pecten maximus chromosome 6, xPecMax1.1, whole genome shotgun sequence DNA window AGCCTTACGGGAACTGTCGTAGGTTTTGATTGCATTCCCAAAACCTATCAGAAaattttgtgtatgtatatatggcgcgggaaggatgtcataattaaatatttttgccttgccaaaaattaaatattgtcCAGGCAAAGTTATTTCTGCCTAgacaaaaatcgaatattgcttaggcaaaaatatttcagcctaggcaatattcgctttttgcctaggcaaaattttgtttcgattattgcctagggaaaaatcgaattttgcctaggcaaaaaatGATTTTGCCTGggcaaaaatatttgattatgacatccttcccgcgccatatatgtacaatgtgtatacGTCATGTACGTGGCCACTGTATGAGATATTGAAATGTTGTGCTTGATTTTTATAGtccattttaaattttgtgtgCACCATAATAGGAAAAGGCAATGAAAATGcaagtaaatatacatatttttaaagaaattattgatttccatcagatttttttcaacatacatgtacatatattttattttgcagTCACATTGATGTACAAGATACAAGTCATTGCAAGAAACATTTTACGTCGAATATACACAACATAGTATCATGAGCTCGAAAGAGCTTGTATTTCGACaaacatcaattaaaacagatatacaaacaacaaataaatatatcacaacacttTACATAGTTGCAATCACAGATATAGATTTAACTTACATCACAGATTTATGGATTAAATAGATAAAGATCTGAGAATGAACACCAGTATAACATAGACACTGTGTTACTAgagttttaattaaaacacaatagagaagtgtaatgtacatatatatgctaATGTAGCAAAGAGTAAGAATTTTGAGaatacactaatatagtgtacattaaaagaaaacaatctTGATAGTAATTTAAATAGATGAAATTAAACTGAGGAATGAAATCAAAACTTGAGACAGCATATTATGAGATACAAAGTATAAAATATCCAGAATAGAACGCCATAATTAAGCCACATCTCTGAAAGCACATATATAGAGAGTACGGAATAAATAAACATAGAGGTATACACAACGGGACAGTGTGTGAAACAAAACTTTACTCTAAAAggtaatcatacatgtatttgcatatgaataaaatattttacaaatgtcTGAAATTTAAATGAAGAATTATGCAAAACAACtcatatacacaatatatatacaaataactTTTTCCAAATTCTGAACAATAAAGAAGTTCTTTTTTTTCCATgaactttgtcattttattattttgttatcacaaATCATAGGAATATTTATGCAAGCTTTCATTGaccaaaaataaatagaaataattgaAATCTTACTAGATTCATGTAGTTTTTCCCAGTTAATTATGTTGAAGTACTTTGCCAAAAATTCCAGACATTATTGATGGTGACTCATGAAGATATGATgaatggtgatgatgatgatttaatgatgatatacatatgtatatatgtgtttggaaaaaaaaattaaaaaaaatattccagacattaattacaaacataacaaaactAATATGAATCCTCATTAGACCAGCCCTGGACTGTCAGTTTCACTTACAGAACGTcaccatatatatgtacatgtatacactgtatgtaaaaCTTTTCTCATTAACATTCAAAGTGTAGATAATTACATACCATTGGTACATACATACAGGACACACATACAAATTATGTATCCACTAAGCAAAACTCAATTAAATATTGTTGAATCCGATactttttttcagtttttgctGAATTAACTTCAAAAATGAATTCATCATCAATTTCGTTCTGGTTGCATAGATTACAGATTTTAATACAAGAGTTTTTTTAGGGCCTTTGTTCCATCTTCCATATGTTTGTTTGGTCTTACATAGATATTGCCATTATATGAGTTATCCATGGAAGTAGATATTTCTTCACGTTGTGGGTACACAACTGTATCTCTGATAACTATATGTACACCccataatatatattgattttaaaaataatggcatgtatgaaatattgttttcagcATTGCTCAAATCCAGAAATCCACTGACCAAGTAAGGAAGCAGTATTCTAATATTAAGCAGAGAGGTTTGTATTATTCAcacaaaaaaattcaaaaaatatacTTGCATGgtatttttgttgaaaatttgcATTTCAATTCTGTTACTCGGTATCCTTTGTCAATTAAATCTTCTCTTCTGCTTGAGAGTTTTGGAATTTGTTAGGTAGGAATTGCAACTCagcaaaatgtttttaattcatttcagCAATTTGATTATTATAGAATTTGATTTAAACTTTAATTAATTCTTTTCATTCATACACAATAATGATAACCACATACGAATGTAGTAAACTAATATAAATCAGTCTCCTTTAGATACGGAATTTATACCTGTAAATGAAATCACGAGAGCAAAAAagacaatgtatacagatatgatttatatgcaataatttttgtttcattatttttacTGTGTTGATGCATTACATGGGgctaaaatatatgttttcagCCAAAGAGACAGTGGACCACATGAGAAAGACTGGCGGTGGTCCTAAAACAGAGGCCACTGCAAGTCAGTCACTGCTTCTGGAAAACATTGGCTCAAGACCGGAAGTGGTGGGCCTTCCTGTCAACTTTGACACTGAAGGTACTAGATGTACTCCTGAATGACTGCATTTCTTTGTCATAGATTAGCTAATCTTGTTTGACAGTCTGTCTAAATCTAataagtactgaagggatctttctcaaatgttacatgcaggttcctcttggtcAGTAGTTTTTCAACATGGCCGagtggcagccatcttggattttaacaattgaagtttgttactgctGCAATTTTAGTTagatgaaataattttacataatttccTGTTATTAAAGTATATGATATTGAAAGAAGAAAAACTctgagaaaagatcagtctttcatttgactaaTATAGATCAtacaatggtgggtgccaagatccctctgggatctcttgttggacatacaattatcacataaactgtatatataaatgggTAAGATCTTTacacagttttttttcttttgctgaAATGATGTGTTTTTATGCATCACAACAATTGGATGTACTGTGTCAGGAAGCACTAAGTTAAGTCTTATgaattacaatataacacaaaaaacaattGCAAGGGTCAAAATTGTTATCATTATAGTTAACTTGTTGAAGTGTTAATAAAAAAAGTTCTTTGTTCATATTTTCAGATTCCAATTATAACTTTCAACTGTCTGAAATGGACCAGGATCCAGAGGAAACCTGTGTCTTATCTGTGGTTTCTGATGACACATCTGGACCTTCTACTTTCAGCAGCAAAATGAGTATGTGTATATGCTAGCTATATAGTACAGCATAAGGATAGCATGTATAAATGACAGTATAGGGATATCTGACTACAGTAGCTTGCTAGAAATGTAAGGGACTGAAAGTGAGCTACAAGACAGTGTAAACAAAGGAATTTCTAAAGCCAAGTgaattttataaaaaagaaattgatgGCATGTATGCACATTTCagatatatttaatgaaatctTTGGAAGTCACAAAGGAAAGAAAAGTAAGTAAGTAGAAAGGGGGTTTATTCAatattgattcaaatatttAACTGATTTTAGGTGGTGGTAccatattttacaaaaaaaaaaaaaagtgcattACCCAAAAATGTTAtcatatatcaattataaagcctaccgtaaataaaaatcataaagATATGATTTATAaccatacttttttttaatattctgtTCATTTGTAGATAACCAACATGGGATTAAAAGGAAGAACCTGGCTCAGGATTTCAGGGACGTAGAAACGGAAAACATCAAGCTTGAGAACGTCAGAGTGAAAGaggaaacaaagaaaatattgttaGAACAAGAAAAACTGAAGCTTGAAATAGAGGTACTGAAATTAAAAAGGAATTACTACTCTTCCGAAGCAAGTCAGCTATGTGGTCCAACATTACTTTATGAATCCtaaattataattcatttttgttttcattaattcaTAACTTCATTTAAAATTACATATCAGTAGGATAAATATATGGCTAATTATGTATTGAATTGATATTGGTTAGGGCCCCATAGAAAATGTCAGTGTCTTAATTACTTTGTATGCCTGTCtaaaattttgattattatCATAGAGTTATactgaaaaaatatcattatatgtatGCGAGTACTTGCATCAGATGTTTACATATTCTTGTATGTATCAATGACTTTAATGGAATTTACATctcatgtatatcaatatatctttgaaattgtTGGATCTGTATGATGCAGCTAGCTATGTCTATAAAATAGTTCAATTATGACTGATGAATGTTATCTTTTTTATAGGTTAATTAATTACAAACTTTATACAACTTACAATTAACCCAACCTTGTTCTGGATATGTCAGTATTCTAATTCTGTGTGTATTGAAAGAATTCATCAACGGAAATTATTTTGACAGATGTGGTTTCTCACTCCTGCACCACCAGCATCAGGACCAACATAGTTTAATTGATTTCCAActtcattataattattttgatgttcACAATTCAACACTTCCTTCTTTTCTTGTGCTATGTTGTGTAATACTACACAGGCCATGATTATCCCTGCTGCCTTGGTTGGTGCCACTCTCAACCCAACTGAAAGGCAAGCAAACCTTCTCTTTAATATGCCAAATGTCTGCTCAATAGTTGTTCTGGTCCTGCACAGGGAGTTATTGAACCTCTGCTGCTCATTGGTGCTGGGGTTGATGAAAGGTGTCATTAAGAAATGTCTACAGGGATACCCTGAATCTCCCAACAGGAGCCCATCATATGTTCCTGAAAGCAAAATGTACAAAGCTGGGTCAGAATTTGTAGTTGATCGTggcatctttttatttttttaaagatgttatTCTACtttaataatacaaaataatataaaaaattcAATTTCCAACGTTTTATGCCATATATGTCAttgaatataataaaaaaagaattatttttttaaaaacttgttAAGGTTAAAATGTGTTCTCTGGGACTGAGTCATTAATGTACATGCCCCTAAATGTTATACCATTCTAGCCCGCTACCTATTGGTCAGGAGTTTGAAACCCACATATATAGTGCAATTgattgccaggtactgacaaGGTTgatggtttttctctgggtatcCACCACCAAACCTGGCACAAACCGGTATgcttaaataaccctggctgttttTAAATAGGACATAAAACTGAAATACATTCTTGAAGTGTAATTGAATACactacatcatgtatatattaagcAAGGACTTCATCcataatatgatatgtatttCAACACTGACCATTCTCAAAACTTCTGCATAACTGACTGTCCCTAAAAATCCGAGAATCATGTACTGATCCAGGCCACTTTGCAACACAGCTAGTTATTAGAAACTCAGCATTGCATGTCATCTGCAATAAAAATGAAGcagttgttttaaaatataacattgtgACATCTATATTTGTGTTTCATAAACAATTTGCTGAATGTTttccattttaacaaattgtgGTTGCATGTTCAAGATGATGTTAGTACATCAGGATTCGACAACAGACATATATTCTTTATCAGTCTTctaaatgttttacatattgtattcagATGTGGCAGgatttaaattatatatctattattgcttgacaatattgtatgtgACATGTCATGACTCCTATAGAAGCTACAGATAGTATGCATAGTCTTTGTAGataaagagagagagaataCATATTTAGGCCTATCTTGAAATGTATAAGCTTTAATGAAAAGGAACTAAAAGGACAAATTtgtatacctgtgtgtgtgtttatattaggggtatacaatgtatattacttTCTGCAAATATGGTACATGTGCCTGGTATATCCTTGTAAAGGTGTCAGAGTTAATTAGGGAAATTAATATTAGTTAAAGAAATTTGCATGGGATAATTGTAATTAATGACTTATTCACAAATCAACAAACTAATTAATGTCACATGATTTGTACCTGGACATTCAGTGAATGAAAGCCTTTGCGGTTCACAAAATCCTTCTCATTTTCTGTGGGTCCTTGAATTCTTACATGTGTACAATCCAAACACCCAACAACATTGGGGAACCctgtaattaaatcattttattttcatttgtaatgttattttatttgaaaagtaCATGCATATTATTGTTTCTCAAGTCACTGcaggatatatatattcatctacatgtattacattttttgtatatatataaaatcaatctacatgtacatgtgtaagcTTCGGGGGGTGGCATATGGGGTTTTAGTGGAATGACTGAATGTAAAAAGTActgaacattatttttattacatatatatatgagagTTGTCTTTGTGCATTAATACTTAATGCATATCTCATTCAATTCAATCTTAACCATGCAGCATTCcttacattttgaaaaaaagagaaattGGAAAGAACTTAAGAAACCCATATTTACACAAAATAGTTGCTAATAATGaacgtacatgtacaataagTTTGTTTTCACCTTTAGAAATTTATTGAATGAGTTTAATttagttataattatattttttccaCAAGAACagtaaaattattaattaattcagtttttttatttacagtatttggTGTGTTTTGCGTGTGGCTTttacatgaatgtatatttagattatatttatttatatcttaatttatTAAAACCAAACATAGTATTAGTAATTTGAAAAGGctattattatatcaatatcatgaTTAAAGagtggtacatgtgtatgtgtgtgcgtTTTGTGTCTTAAatttgtaatattgatatgtataacGTTTCAATCTTAAAAACATCCTcgttaaatgaaataatgataaatgataaatatatatcaaagggAGGTGTGTGCAAGGCTACATTGATATTTAGGaacattaattaataataatgatgttgttgaataaattatttttatttgatttaaatttgatttcaatgtGCTTTTTTGTATTTCCTTGGTTATTAATCCGAGATAACTTGATTTAAGCAGAGACTTCAATTTAAATTGGTTTTCTTTAATTAACCAAATCCGGTTTCATCTATTATGCACAACTGTTTACGCTTTCTTtacaatcggaacacctcgcctcgGTCTGTTTTGAAGGATTCTGATATATGGTGCACTTGTTTAGCATGCTCCGAGTTTTCGTTCGAGGAATTTTCGTATCCTGATACTTATGGACTATAAATTTCAACAATTACAATACGATGTTAATTTCATCTTGAGATATGCTAGTTACACCAGACATTTCTAAATATTTGACACTTTGAGACCAGTACAATTCGGTGCCAAGACATAGACCTATCGACACAGTCAATCAAATGCGCCTTAATCTAAGGTCAAGGCCAACTTCGTACAAGGAAAAGTTGTGGATACTTACTGCTCAATTTGTAGAAGTGTTGCTTCGTGTTCACGTCGTCTGTAAAAGTGATAAA harbors:
- the LOC117330178 gene encoding putative nuclease HARBI1, with the protein product NDLITGFPNVVGCLDCTHVRIQGPTENEKDFVNRKGFHSLNVQMTCNAEFLITSCVAKWPGSVHDSRIFRDSQLCRSFENGTYDGLLLGDSGYPCRHFLMTPFINPSTNEQQRFNNSLCRTRTTIEQTFGILKRRFACLSVGLRVAPTKAAGIIMACVVLHNIAQEKKEVLNCEHQNNYNEVGNQLNYVGPDAGGAGVRNHICQNNFR
- the LOC117329709 gene encoding nuclear apoptosis-inducing factor 1-like; this translates as MATKRAMNWTEKEKVVLVEEVVRREDILFGKFRGSVVTHETKQAAWDAVTFSVNAIAQIQKSTDQVRKQYSNIKQRAKETVDHMRKTGGGPKTEATASQSLLLENIGSRPEVVGLPVNFDTEDSNYNFQLSEMDQDPEETCVLSVVSDDTSGPSTFSSKMNNQHGIKRKNLAQDFRDVETENIKLENVRVKEETKKILLEQEKLKLEIEVLKLKRNYYSSEASQLCGPTLLYES